In one Echinicola marina genomic region, the following are encoded:
- a CDS encoding RagB/SusD family nutrient uptake outer membrane protein yields MRKLGKLNIFIATIISIVFFGCSDLLDREPVSITHPDVYWSSQSEAEQALAGSYALFKYAMTYQANFLHWGEFPGKTFMDSKFWITNYIEGNGNYVLPYRENTQEWKFFYRAANWAFTIEQYVEGMPEELFNTPQEKNRILGEAAFVRALSYFYMTRVWGEIPIVHESIESSDQLITEDGYIVEVARSEEKEVLEYILETTEKSIGLLEYASPGSNNWAITANKASAEALKAHVLLWYASREGGNNELIQQSIDAATSVINNSNTSLIDYVAEGQEGFEKMIKGQSKTGLFEININASMDESFRLAKGGGNHTGMTLDQPILDGNNGAGPQGNPDFYGFEFMIEPERENDVRKELFFNEFDRMGARTFPLKYSLSSDDPASEDPYAVFSESNILIFRLADIYLLRAEAYTKLGEYSAAIDDLNLIRSKAGVPDYSGTLDQSGLIKAIFDERAIELVAEAHVAYDRIRMDYFEGVSWMNSDRKAKSGQFWPVSKDVILRNPSIVQTEYWQGRL; encoded by the coding sequence ATGAGAAAACTAGGAAAATTAAACATATTTATAGCAACAATTATTTCAATTGTTTTTTTCGGCTGTTCAGACCTTCTTGATCGGGAACCTGTTAGTATCACCCATCCTGATGTCTACTGGAGCTCTCAAAGTGAAGCTGAGCAAGCTTTGGCAGGATCATACGCTTTATTCAAATATGCGATGACCTACCAAGCAAACTTTCTACACTGGGGTGAATTTCCAGGAAAAACCTTTATGGACAGTAAATTCTGGATCACCAACTATATCGAGGGAAATGGCAATTATGTTTTACCCTACAGGGAAAATACTCAGGAGTGGAAGTTCTTCTATAGAGCAGCCAACTGGGCATTTACGATTGAACAGTATGTAGAAGGAATGCCAGAGGAGCTTTTCAATACTCCTCAGGAAAAAAACAGAATTTTGGGTGAAGCTGCATTCGTAAGAGCCTTATCCTACTTCTATATGACCAGAGTATGGGGAGAAATTCCGATCGTACACGAATCCATCGAGAGTTCAGATCAGCTGATCACTGAAGACGGATATATCGTAGAAGTTGCTAGATCAGAAGAAAAAGAAGTGCTAGAGTATATCCTAGAAACCACTGAAAAATCAATTGGTCTTTTGGAATATGCCAGCCCTGGTTCTAACAATTGGGCGATCACTGCCAATAAAGCCAGTGCAGAAGCACTTAAGGCCCATGTTCTTCTTTGGTATGCCAGCAGGGAAGGGGGCAATAATGAGCTCATCCAACAAAGTATAGATGCCGCCACTTCTGTAATCAATAATAGCAATACTAGCCTTATTGATTATGTTGCGGAAGGCCAAGAAGGTTTTGAAAAAATGATCAAAGGCCAATCTAAAACCGGTCTTTTTGAAATCAACATCAATGCCAGTATGGATGAGTCTTTCAGGTTGGCAAAAGGTGGCGGAAACCATACAGGCATGACCTTGGATCAGCCTATATTAGACGGAAACAATGGTGCTGGCCCACAAGGCAATCCTGACTTCTACGGCTTTGAATTCATGATCGAACCAGAAAGAGAAAATGATGTAAGAAAAGAGTTGTTCTTTAATGAATTTGATAGAATGGGCGCCAGAACCTTCCCGCTCAAATATTCATTAAGCTCTGATGATCCTGCATCTGAAGATCCTTACGCAGTTTTCTCAGAATCTAACATTCTTATCTTCAGACTTGCGGACATATACCTATTGAGAGCCGAGGCCTATACGAAACTAGGAGAATATTCAGCAGCAATAGACGACCTCAACCTGATCCGAAGCAAAGCGGGTGTGCCAGATTATTCGGGAACACTTGATCAAAGCGGTCTTATCAAAGCTATTTTTGATGAAAGAGCCATTGAATTGGTAGCAGAGGCACACGTAGCTTATGACCGTATCAGAATGGATTATTTTGAAGGCGTTTCTTGGATGAACAGCGACAGAAAAGCCAAAAGCGGGCAATTCTGG
- a CDS encoding SusC/RagA family TonB-linked outer membrane protein, whose amino-acid sequence MLKTLLSFLFIICLSGLVSAQTISVSGTVIDAESQEPIPGVNILVKGSTKGMVTDIDGNFKIGVEQGKTLIFSFIGYKPQERTVNNDQTLNISLEAEESELEEFVVVGYQSVIKRDVTSATTSIKSDQLEDIPVTNVASLIGTQGTGIQTVNVSGAAGARGALIIRGNATVSGGLDGGDRFTAFSTPLYVVDGVQTSLEDLAGYGVSNTDYLASLNPNDIESIDILKDASAAAIYGSRGANGVIIIKTKRGAALDKPQFDFTTSIGFQPIPQQVPMLVGAAERREKMGMLEKWWDHDFLLSNNVPIMLTDSLNPAFNNNVDYQGLFYQKGVSQRYNLSMRGGSESSNYRISLGYNDDKGVIKATGFKRYTLNANLNSKVGKKFNNQFIINSSITENQTGQGNPGGGSFNLDNSLPTSPNNLNSSLFYLPQAKILSLQGELNDKLNTDEQTKVTFSNFAQFKVTKDIRLNSQLTYQFDFNKKNFYEPSSIRPNGDGYAAYSLYTRKNNASDLYLDYLKNFGDHEIIAIAGNRIDYNKYEDMGINAVGFGSDAIQVINSRYEKDNIGGFTDISENALVSFYGRFNYKFKNKYLVSVNYSRDASSRFGEDSRWANFGSASIGWVFSDESFVQEMVGDILDFGKLRASWGINGKQFSNNYLRYGAYDLGYGGLSAGYGSNQMSVSSYGGITGVVPNYNAIGNDKLSWEQSRQWNFGFDLAFLNQRLNITFDAYNKNTDRLFFDIEFPSYSGYNNAKANVAGVLNYGWEGQIRYDLLPRASDWKIELTAGFARNQNFVSALPNGNRDYLLGSYGYVVGRPLNLYYVFVNDYIIDNLEQLPVNPYTGEPLTGKSAWASIRPGLPIWEDINGDYLLDEAGDQIMSLDYSPVPDIQGNFNINMRYKGWYLQAYSQFSFGADIKNTVLNSYMDRYDRGGDGWATSGLADLSEYSFWEQPGDGAAGVRFPALFPAGGGESPFYAFRGNQTLWIENGDYWKITNASVGYNFNKNTFIDKMGLDRLRVYFSVLNPYQWQRSKSIVDASMVDARGHVLGNGYPQAKTFSFGLNARF is encoded by the coding sequence ATGTTAAAAACTCTACTAAGTTTTTTATTTATCATTTGCCTGAGCGGACTTGTTTCTGCCCAGACAATTTCAGTAAGCGGGACTGTCATCGATGCCGAGTCCCAGGAACCTATTCCAGGTGTTAATATTCTGGTAAAAGGTTCTACAAAAGGTATGGTTACCGACATCGATGGAAATTTTAAGATTGGCGTTGAGCAAGGTAAGACGTTAATATTTTCATTCATTGGTTACAAACCTCAAGAAAGGACAGTAAACAATGACCAAACCTTGAATATTTCTTTGGAAGCGGAAGAATCCGAACTCGAAGAATTCGTAGTAGTAGGTTACCAGTCCGTTATCAAAAGAGACGTAACCAGTGCCACGACCAGTATCAAAAGTGACCAGTTGGAAGACATTCCTGTGACTAACGTGGCTTCCCTAATAGGAACCCAAGGCACGGGTATCCAAACCGTCAACGTCAGTGGTGCTGCTGGTGCCAGAGGAGCCCTCATCATCAGAGGTAATGCCACTGTATCCGGAGGACTTGATGGAGGCGATAGATTTACAGCATTCAGTACTCCGCTATATGTAGTAGATGGTGTACAAACCTCACTTGAAGACCTTGCCGGCTATGGAGTTTCCAATACTGACTACCTGGCATCATTAAACCCAAATGACATAGAGAGTATAGACATTCTCAAGGATGCTTCTGCAGCCGCTATTTATGGTTCCCGTGGTGCAAACGGGGTTATCATCATCAAAACCAAGAGAGGAGCTGCTCTTGACAAACCACAATTTGATTTCACTACAAGTATAGGTTTTCAACCTATTCCTCAACAGGTTCCCATGCTTGTGGGGGCTGCTGAAAGAAGGGAAAAAATGGGAATGTTGGAAAAATGGTGGGATCATGACTTCTTGCTTTCCAACAATGTACCGATCATGTTAACAGACAGCCTTAACCCCGCATTCAACAACAATGTGGATTATCAAGGCCTGTTTTATCAAAAAGGTGTCTCTCAACGCTATAATTTAAGTATGAGAGGAGGAAGTGAATCATCCAACTACCGCATCTCTCTAGGTTATAATGATGACAAAGGCGTAATCAAAGCTACAGGCTTTAAAAGGTATACGCTTAATGCCAACCTTAACTCTAAGGTTGGGAAAAAGTTCAACAACCAGTTTATCATCAATTCTTCCATTACAGAAAACCAAACTGGACAAGGGAACCCAGGAGGAGGATCATTCAACTTGGACAACAGTCTTCCTACCAGTCCAAACAACCTGAATTCTTCGCTGTTTTATTTGCCACAAGCAAAAATTCTTTCCTTGCAGGGTGAGCTAAATGATAAATTAAACACAGACGAACAAACAAAGGTTACCTTCTCTAACTTTGCTCAGTTCAAGGTCACCAAGGACATAAGGCTCAATTCTCAATTGACCTATCAGTTTGATTTCAATAAGAAGAACTTCTATGAACCTTCTTCTATCAGGCCAAACGGAGACGGTTATGCTGCTTATTCTTTGTACACCAGAAAGAACAATGCCTCAGACCTGTACCTAGATTACCTCAAAAACTTTGGAGATCATGAAATCATCGCCATTGCAGGTAACCGTATTGACTACAACAAATACGAAGACATGGGCATCAATGCGGTTGGATTTGGTAGTGACGCCATCCAAGTTATCAACAGCAGATATGAGAAAGACAATATCGGAGGCTTCACTGATATCAGTGAAAACGCCCTCGTTTCTTTCTATGGCCGATTTAACTATAAATTCAAAAACAAGTATTTGGTCAGCGTAAATTATAGTAGGGACGCCTCTTCACGTTTCGGTGAAGATTCCCGTTGGGCCAACTTTGGATCAGCATCTATCGGTTGGGTATTCTCTGACGAGTCTTTTGTTCAGGAGATGGTCGGTGACATCCTTGACTTTGGTAAACTACGGGCCAGCTGGGGTATCAACGGTAAGCAGTTTAGTAACAACTACCTACGCTACGGCGCATATGATCTTGGCTACGGTGGACTTTCTGCTGGATACGGCTCTAATCAAATGAGCGTATCATCCTATGGAGGCATCACAGGCGTGGTACCCAATTACAACGCTATCGGAAATGACAAACTTTCTTGGGAGCAATCCAGACAATGGAACTTTGGTTTTGACCTTGCCTTTCTCAACCAACGTTTAAACATCACTTTTGATGCTTATAACAAAAACACCGACAGACTGTTTTTTGACATTGAATTCCCATCTTACTCTGGGTACAACAATGCCAAAGCCAATGTCGCAGGCGTGCTGAACTATGGATGGGAAGGACAGATTCGCTATGACCTACTTCCACGAGCGAGTGATTGGAAGATAGAATTGACTGCAGGTTTTGCAAGAAACCAAAACTTTGTCAGCGCATTGCCAAACGGAAACAGAGACTATTTGCTGGGAAGTTATGGTTATGTAGTGGGTAGACCACTCAACTTGTACTATGTATTCGTGAATGATTATATCATTGACAATTTGGAACAACTTCCTGTAAACCCTTATACAGGTGAACCTCTTACAGGAAAGTCCGCTTGGGCTTCCATCAGACCAGGGCTTCCAATCTGGGAGGATATTAACGGCGATTACTTATTAGATGAAGCAGGAGACCAGATCATGTCTCTGGATTATTCTCCAGTTCCTGATATCCAAGGAAACTTCAATATCAACATGAGATACAAGGGTTGGTACCTTCAAGCCTATAGCCAGTTCTCATTTGGTGCAGACATCAAGAACACTGTTCTAAACAGCTATATGGACAGATATGACAGAGGAGGAGATGGATGGGCCACTTCAGGGCTAGCAGACCTTAGCGAATACAGCTTCTGGGAACAGCCTGGTGATGGTGCTGCAGGCGTACGCTTCCCTGCCTTATTCCCTGCCGGTGGAGGAGAAAGTCCTTTCTATGCATTCAGAGGTAACCAAACTCTTTGGATCGAAAACGGTGATTATTGGAAAATAACCAACGCTTCTGTAGGCTACAATTTCAATAAGAACACCTTCATCGACAAAATGGGGCTAGACAGACTGAGAGTTTATTTCTCTGTACTAAACCCTTATCAGTGGCAAAGATCGAAAAGCATAGTAGATGCTTCTATGGTTGATGCAAGAGGTCACGTTTTAGGCAATGGTTATCCTCAGGCAAAAACGTTCTCCTTTGGTCTAAATGCAAGATTCTAA
- a CDS encoding c-type cytochrome → MKRFFKIVLYVLSACIVVIGVGIAYVGFGLPNVADPEEIVIAGTADQIARGEYLAHHVMLCMDCHAQRDFSLFSGPPKPNTLGAGGDRFDHSMGFPGVFIAPNITPAGIGDWTDGELFRLITTGVKKDGDPIFPVMPYQSYGKMDPEDIKSVIAYIRTLAPVENELPSSKADFPMNLILNTIPQAASLKPMPPKEDLVKYGEYLVTAGACADCHTNFENGAYTGPRLGGGREFPFPDGTVVRSANLTADETGIGNLTEDTFVALFKKYNTAPFQNMAVKQGEFQTIMPWVMYAGMDSTDLRAIYKYLNSLEPVKNQVEKVSFAN, encoded by the coding sequence ATGAAAAGGTTTTTTAAGATTGTTCTTTACGTCCTATCTGCATGTATAGTTGTCATTGGTGTAGGGATAGCCTATGTGGGCTTTGGCTTGCCCAATGTGGCTGATCCTGAAGAAATAGTAATTGCTGGAACTGCCGATCAAATTGCTCGAGGGGAATATTTGGCTCATCATGTCATGTTGTGTATGGATTGTCATGCGCAAAGGGACTTTTCCTTATTCTCAGGCCCGCCAAAACCCAATACATTAGGAGCGGGGGGAGATAGGTTTGACCATTCTATGGGGTTTCCGGGAGTTTTTATTGCCCCTAATATAACACCGGCAGGAATAGGGGACTGGACAGATGGAGAGCTTTTTAGACTAATAACTACAGGGGTAAAGAAGGATGGTGACCCCATTTTTCCTGTTATGCCCTACCAAAGTTATGGGAAAATGGATCCTGAAGATATAAAATCGGTTATTGCCTATATCCGGACATTAGCCCCTGTGGAGAATGAATTGCCTTCCTCAAAGGCTGATTTTCCGATGAATTTGATATTGAATACCATTCCCCAGGCAGCATCACTGAAGCCAATGCCTCCCAAGGAAGACTTGGTAAAGTATGGAGAATATTTAGTGACAGCAGGAGCTTGCGCTGATTGTCACACCAATTTTGAGAATGGGGCATATACAGGCCCACGTTTGGGAGGAGGAAGGGAGTTTCCTTTTCCTGATGGTACGGTGGTCCGCTCTGCAAACTTGACCGCTGATGAGACTGGTATAGGAAATCTTACCGAAGATACTTTTGTGGCACTTTTCAAAAAGTACAATACAGCACCCTTCCAGAATATGGCCGTAAAACAGGGCGAATTTCAGACCATTATGCCTTGGGTAATGTATGCCGGGATGGACAGTACTGATTTGAGAGCCATTTACAAATATTTGAATTCACTGGAACCAGTAAAAAACCAAGTTGAAAAAGTATCATTTGCAAACTAA
- a CDS encoding quinone-dependent dihydroorotate dehydrogenase, whose protein sequence is MYKSLMKPFLFRKGAEDAHHFTFSMTKLTFNLPLFKGIIKRMFYFEDPSLEKEVFGLKFKNPVGLAAGFDKDAKLIDEMSMLGFGFIEIGTLTPKAQDGNPQPRLFRLPEDESLVNRMGFNNGGVEGAISRLKNRKSKVLIGGNIGKNKVTPNDKAEDDYLICLKALHPYVDYFVVNVSSPNTPNLRDLQEKEPLKKLLMSIKAENDKMDHPKPILLKIAPDLTNGQLDDIITIVQESKIDGVIATNTTIDRSQLKTSQEKVEAIGAGGVSGKILGKRSTEVIKYLAEKSNHSFPIIGVGGIFSPEDAIEKLEAGASLVQVYSGMIYEGPALMKRIKKGLKKYYSR, encoded by the coding sequence GTGTATAAATCCTTAATGAAGCCCTTTCTTTTTAGAAAGGGGGCTGAAGATGCCCACCATTTCACCTTTTCTATGACCAAGTTGACTTTCAATTTGCCTCTTTTTAAAGGGATTATCAAGCGCATGTTTTATTTTGAAGATCCATCATTGGAAAAAGAGGTGTTTGGCTTGAAATTTAAAAACCCAGTGGGGCTAGCAGCTGGATTTGACAAAGACGCCAAGTTAATTGACGAAATGTCCATGTTGGGTTTTGGCTTTATTGAAATAGGAACTTTAACCCCAAAGGCTCAGGATGGAAATCCACAACCAAGACTTTTTCGCCTACCTGAAGATGAATCGCTGGTAAATAGAATGGGCTTCAATAATGGGGGCGTGGAAGGAGCCATAAGCAGGCTGAAAAACAGAAAGTCCAAGGTGTTGATCGGAGGGAATATAGGAAAGAATAAGGTGACTCCAAATGATAAAGCCGAGGATGATTACCTGATTTGCCTTAAGGCACTTCATCCCTATGTGGATTATTTTGTGGTCAATGTGAGTTCCCCAAATACCCCAAATCTTAGGGATTTGCAGGAAAAAGAACCGCTTAAAAAGCTTCTGATGTCTATAAAGGCTGAAAACGATAAAATGGATCATCCTAAACCAATTCTGCTAAAAATTGCCCCTGATCTTACAAATGGCCAGCTTGATGATATCATTACAATTGTTCAAGAAAGCAAGATAGATGGGGTAATCGCGACCAATACCACGATTGATAGGAGTCAACTGAAGACTTCACAGGAAAAAGTGGAGGCCATTGGAGCTGGAGGTGTGAGTGGAAAGATTTTGGGCAAAAGAAGCACAGAAGTGATTAAATATTTGGCGGAAAAGTCCAATCATTCATTTCCTATCATTGGTGTGGGAGGTATTTTCAGCCCAGAGGATGCCATAGAAAAGCTAGAGGCTGGCGCAAGTTTAGTACAAGTGTATTCTGGTATGATATATGAAGGTCCAGCGCTCATGAAGAGAATTAAAAAAGGCTTAAAAAAGTATTACAGCCGCTGA